Proteins from a genomic interval of Lolium perenne isolate Kyuss_39 chromosome 1, Kyuss_2.0, whole genome shotgun sequence:
- the LOC127335148 gene encoding BTB/POZ and MATH domain-containing protein 1-like → MSFAGVSVLTNGELCPSTTSVTDAGAASGYHLLVVEGYSHTKRAPNGKGISSRPFMVGGHRWYIVYYPCGDVPRNADFISLYIVLHDDNIAKDVKVQWEFSFVDQVVWQNPAYIRETGTFIFSKSRPGLGHGGFIRRCALEQSKNLKNDSFTIRCDIMVNEDLSRVAEVPLSGIFQHYNHLFQTKVGADVTFEVSGETIAAHRCVLAARSPVFMAELFGPMKEGAMSTAIQIQDMEANVFNAMLGYIYTDSLDPNLQMYGMEEEDKPDEDYELDAVMWMQHLFVAADRYGLQRLKLICEEYLSEHMTVNSVMSTLALADQHQCPDLKEACVRFLRVQTIACLQNLIANDREHITRACPFCSKGARCQACLKSVIDQIIATIRQIEFHDYM, encoded by the coding sequence ATGTCCTTCGCTGGAGTCTCGGTCTTAACCAACGGCGAGCTTTGCCCTTCCACCACATCGGTCACGGATGCCGGCGCCGCCAGCGGGTACCACCTCCTCGTGGTCGAAGGCTACTCGCATACCAAACGCGCACCCAATGGCAAGGGCATCAGTTCTCGCCCTTTCATGGTAGGAGGCCATCGCTGGTACATCGTGTACTACCCTTGTGGTGACGTCCCACGCAATGCCGACTTTATTTCTCTATACATTGTCCTTCATGATGACAATATTGCAAAGGACGTGAAGGTGCAATGGGAGTTCAGCTTCGTCGATCAGGTTGTGTGGCAAAATCCAGCCTACATTCGTGAAACCGGAACGTTCATCTTCTCCAAGAGTCGTCCTGGTTTGGGCCACGGGGGGTTTATCAGAAGATGCGCCCTTGAGCAATCAAAGAACCTCAAGAATGATTCTTTCACCATCCGATGTGATATCATGGTGAATGAGGACCTTAGCAGAGTCGCCGAGGTGCCGCTTTCTGGCATATTTCAGCATTATAACCATCTCTTTCAGACTAAAGTGGGTGCCGATGTGACGTTCGAGGTCAGCGGCGAGACAATCGCCGCACACCGGTGTGTGCTTGCAGCCCGATCTCCAGTCTTCATGGCAGAACTCTTTGGCCCCATGAAGGAGGGTGCTATGTCTACAGCCATACAGATCCAAGACATGGAGGCAAACGTGTTCAATGCCATGCTTGGTTACATCTATACGGACTCATTAGATCCAAACTTGCAGATGTATGGCATGGAGGAGGAGGACAAACCAGACGAAGATTATGAGTTGGATGCTGTAATGTGGATGCAACATTTGTTTGTAGCGGCAGATAGATATGGTCTTCAACGTCTGAAACTTATCTGTGAAGAGTATTTATCCGAGCACATGACGGTGAACTCGGTGATGTCCACTCTTGCTCTCGCTGACCAACACCAATGCCCTGACTTGAAAGAGGCGTGTGTGCGGTTCCTCCGAGTCCAAACTATTGCATGCCTGCAGAATCTAATTGCAAATGACCGCGAGCATATAACTAGAGCATGTCCATTTTGTTCTAAAGGAGCCCGGTGCCAAGCTTGTTTGAAAAGTGTAATAGATCAGATAATCGCAACTATTCGTCAAATAGAATTCCATGATTATATGTGA